Within the Bacteroidia bacterium genome, the region AAGAGCTTTTTCCAAAGTCTGTAAATGTGCTTTTTCTTCTGCGTCTGTAAAATTACCTTTGCTTATTCCCGCACCTGCACCCCCATGAACAACTATTACAGGTACATTTTGGGCAAAAGCTATTACTCCGGACATTAAAAGTACAGCAACCTGAATAAGTGTGCGTTTCATATGTTAATTATTTTTTTCGTACAATTTTAACTAGTTCAACTTCAAAAATAAGCGTAGAATTAGCAGGTATAGTACCTACGGCTTTTTCGCCATAAGCTAACTGGGGAGGTATTTTGAGAATAGCTTTGGCACCTTCATTGAGCATAGCAATGCCTTCGTCCCAGCCTTTGATAACTTGCCCTGTCCCAAGTTTGAACCCAAAAGGTTGATTACGCCGATATGAGCTGTCAAACTCATTGCCATTTTCTAACGTACCTCTGTAATGAACATATACACTATCTCCTGTATTCGGTTTATCACCTTTACCTTCTTGAGTGATAATTACTTTCAATCCACTTGCAGACTTAATTGCTTTATTTTCATCAAATTCTACAGGTTTTGGATTGTTTGTTGGATTAGATGCCGTAGGATTGTCTGTTTTTTTAGCTTGATTTGGATCTATTAGTAAAAGTTCTAACATTAACGTACTATTTGCAGGGATTTCATTGTCTATTTGGTTTTTGCCAAAACCCATACTTGGCGGAACAATTACATTTACACGCGTACCTGCTTTCATTAGTAAAAGCGTTTCATCCAAAGCTTTGATATAATTACCGCTGCCCACTTTGACAAAAATAGGTGGGTTAGCCTTTTCTTGACTTGAAGCAAGAACTTTTCCATCTTTTATTGCCAATCTATAATGAATTTGAACAATGTCCCCTATTTTAGGAACGCTACCTGTACCTTCTACTAACGTAGCAATTTCTAAGCCCGATGGAGTTTTGTAGGTTTGTCCTGCTTTAAGTGGGGAGTCTTGGGCAAAATTAGGATACAACCATA harbors:
- a CDS encoding FKBP-type peptidyl-prolyl cis-trans isomerase, giving the protein MKKAAITLLLSLWLYPNFAQDSPLKAGQTYKTPSGLEIATLVEGTGSVPKIGDIVQIHYRLAIKDGKVLASSQEKANPPIFVKVGSGNYIKALDETLLLMKAGTRVNVIVPPSMGFGKNQIDNEIPANSTLMLELLLIDPNQAKKTDNPTASNPTNNPKPVEFDENKAIKSASGLKVIITQEGKGDKPNTGDSVYVHYRGTLENGNEFDSSYRRNQPFGFKLGTGQVIKGWDEGIAMLNEGAKAILKIPPQLAYGEKAVGTIPANSTLIFEVELVKIVRKK